In Streptomyces qaidamensis, one DNA window encodes the following:
- a CDS encoding TetR/AcrR family transcriptional regulator yields MQSRSPASRTGRPRSATADAAILAATREALVELGWSKLTLGDVATRAGVAKTTLYRRWAGKNELVVDAVAELFDELELPDRGSLAADIEGVVLQFASILALPEARSGLMAVVAEATRDEALRERIRASVVDRQKRLVLEGRSRAQARGELPAEPDPASSARTVDLIFDMVAGAVVHRTLVSAEPADEEWVHRFTGVLLRGLAGEAAHPADG; encoded by the coding sequence ATGCAGAGCCGCAGCCCAGCCAGCCGCACCGGGCGCCCCCGCAGCGCCACGGCGGACGCCGCGATCCTGGCCGCGACCCGCGAGGCTCTGGTGGAACTGGGCTGGTCCAAGCTCACCCTGGGGGACGTCGCGACGCGCGCCGGGGTTGCGAAGACCACTCTCTACCGCCGCTGGGCGGGCAAGAACGAACTGGTCGTCGACGCGGTCGCGGAGCTCTTCGACGAGCTGGAACTCCCCGACCGCGGATCCCTGGCCGCCGACATCGAGGGCGTGGTCCTGCAGTTCGCCTCGATCCTGGCTCTTCCGGAGGCGAGGAGCGGCCTGATGGCGGTGGTGGCGGAGGCCACCCGGGACGAGGCCCTGCGGGAACGCATCCGGGCGTCGGTCGTCGACCGCCAGAAGCGGCTGGTCCTGGAGGGCCGCTCGCGGGCCCAGGCCCGGGGCGAACTCCCCGCGGAACCGGACCCCGCCTCGTCCGCCCGCACGGTCGACCTGATCTTCGACATGGTGGCCGGCGCGGTGGTCCACCGCACTCTGGTGAGCGCGGAACCGGCGGACGAGGAATGGGTCCACCGCTTCACCGGCGTGCTGCTGCGGGGACTGGCGGGAGAGGCCGCCCACCCGGCCGACGGCTGA